In the Spirochaetota bacterium genome, TAGTTCCTCATCCCGTCTCATGTGATCATCGCCAGTGTCCTTATAAGCCGGCTTTTCCCAGCAACTCTGTGGCAAATAATCGAGTAACTCCTTAGCTTTATCAATCGCATCTTCATCATCACTAGCTATCAGATCACATTGACCGCTCTTCTTCATATGAAAATCAGCCAATCCCGCCTCCTTAGACTCAATCTCTCCACCCAACCATAAAAATCCGGTCTTCTCGTTAATAATCAAGAAATCCGACAATGCAGGCAGGGAGGCTACTGTGCCTGTACAAGGGCCTAATAAAAGCATTATCCTTGGAACAACGCCGGAATAGAGACAATAATTTCTAATAAGCCGGCCCAACGCATTTAATCCGCTATCTCCACCCTTAATGCTGAATCTTTCACCAGCAGAATCCATAATTCCTATTAGCGGCATCCTTCTCAATCCTGCAATCTGGATTAACTCAGCCAGCTTCCATGCTGCCTGATCGCTGATTGAGCCGGACATTATAGTAAAATCCATGGAAAACAGCATTATAGGACGACCATTGACCTTTCCCGAGCCTATAATTACCCCATCTGCCGGGCTTGGTCTATCCTTACCGTCATAGGGCGGCCGCATATCCCTCACTAAAGACCCAATCTCCTCAAAGGTTCCATCATCGAGGAGTCGATCAATCCTCTCCCTGGCAGTGAGTTTGCCTAGCGAGTGCTGTACATCTATGCGCTCCTGTCCGCCGCCCTTAATATTTTCCAAACGATTAACTTCAAGTTTCTCTAGATACTTATCCATCCACTCACCCATGGTATATATCTCCTTTCTAATAAATT is a window encoding:
- a CDS encoding carboxyl transferase domain-containing protein, with protein sequence MGEWMDKYLEKLEVNRLENIKGGGQERIDVQHSLGKLTARERIDRLLDDGTFEEIGSLVRDMRPPYDGKDRPSPADGVIIGSGKVNGRPIMLFSMDFTIMSGSISDQAAWKLAELIQIAGLRRMPLIGIMDSAGERFSIKGGDSGLNALGRLIRNYCLYSGVVPRIMLLLGPCTGTVASLPALSDFLIINEKTGFLWLGGEIESKEAGLADFHMKKSGQCDLIASDDEDAIDKAKELLDYLPQSCWEKPAYKDTGDDHMRRDEELLDVMPDDPKYTYDIHEIIEKIVDNGEFFELKEDFASHMVIGFARFGGHVAGIAANNPEEMSGVFEIDSSDKYDRFINFLDAFNIPLITMVDSTAYVPGDKWERLGIIRHGAKNLHSYSHLTNQKITIVLRRAYGGANIVMGCSQMHPDFVYGWPTGEFAPTGPEAIVQAVFHKELDKAREQGNYDELYNAYVSAIREHMNVMFLSKFWTSYYMIHDAIDPRDTRSKIIKAIQATMNKQEELPKKKTFIKPA